Proteins encoded in a region of the Streptomyces sp. NBC_01471 genome:
- a CDS encoding STAS domain-containing protein codes for MDRGTVGSTNRGRLRVEVRSVGRSEVVTPAGELDHHTAELLSEPLDKALEQGRSRLVIDCSQLEFCDSTGLNVLLGARLKAEAAGGGVHLAGMLPVVARVFEITGAEAVFTVHDCLEDALRD; via the coding sequence ATGGACCGCGGGACGGTCGGCAGCACGAACCGGGGCCGGCTTCGGGTCGAAGTCAGGTCCGTGGGCCGGAGTGAGGTCGTGACTCCGGCGGGTGAGCTTGATCACCACACTGCCGAATTGCTGAGTGAGCCGCTGGACAAGGCGCTGGAGCAGGGCCGGTCGCGACTGGTCATCGACTGCTCCCAGCTGGAATTCTGTGACTCGACCGGACTCAATGTGCTCCTCGGGGCCCGCCTCAAGGCGGAGGCCGCCGGGGGTGGCGTGCATCTGGCCGGGATGCTTCCCGTGGTGGCCAGGGTGTTCGAGATCACAGGCGCCGAGGCGGTCTTCACCGTGCACGATTGTCTCGAAGACGCGCTGCGCGACTGA
- a CDS encoding ATP-binding protein has product MSTTRQQPPGDLGPERDGAGPASTVSAEGRSRTLSLLSASGIVPLARDFTRQALYDWAWLPAESADRRAAAEDVLLVVSELVTNACLHAEGPEELRVSYGQKVLRLEVVDRGAGQPAPRSPHRAGRPGGHGMFIVERLCLDWGVVRTPGTPGKMVWAELAAPA; this is encoded by the coding sequence ATGAGCACCACCCGGCAGCAGCCGCCGGGGGACCTCGGTCCCGAGCGCGACGGCGCCGGACCAGCCTCTACCGTGTCCGCCGAAGGCCGCAGTCGCACGCTCTCCCTGCTGAGCGCGAGCGGCATTGTTCCGCTGGCGCGTGATTTCACGCGCCAGGCGCTCTACGACTGGGCCTGGCTGCCCGCCGAGAGCGCCGACCGCCGTGCCGCGGCGGAGGACGTCCTGCTGGTCGTGTCCGAGCTGGTCACCAACGCGTGCCTGCACGCCGAGGGCCCCGAGGAACTCCGCGTCTCGTACGGGCAGAAAGTGCTCCGTCTTGAGGTCGTCGACCGCGGCGCGGGCCAGCCCGCACCGCGCAGCCCGCACCGCGCGGGCCGGCCCGGCGGCCACGGCATGTTCATCGTGGAGCGGCTCTGCCTCGACTGGGGCGTGGTCCGCACGCCGGGCACACCCGGCAAGATGGTCTGGGCCGAGCTGGCCGCGCCGGCCTGA
- a CDS encoding peptidase, with translation MSYQKRTAFALAAAVAGSVVLMTAPAAQADVVDVNYQCKTPIGNKGAVSPIDIKGVKSGSGYTLTMSFQKGVSSSPVELGKGAMKPSALIKLGGAESGTVPVSGATNSAAIPANSPIKISDLSGTYTPKKSGKVTLTASTLTIKALGTTTTCTPSNNPKPSLELTVAGSGGGGTSGGSGSTGGGSTGGGGTSGGSGTSQSTSGGSLPKTGPLDSTMALGTLGGTVLLSGAAGVLWLTRRGQRSA, from the coding sequence GTGTCGTACCAGAAGCGGACAGCGTTTGCGCTGGCGGCGGCCGTCGCGGGCTCGGTGGTGCTGATGACCGCACCGGCAGCCCAGGCCGACGTGGTGGACGTCAACTACCAGTGCAAAACGCCGATCGGTAACAAGGGAGCCGTCTCGCCCATCGACATCAAGGGCGTGAAGAGCGGCAGTGGCTACACCCTGACCATGTCCTTCCAGAAGGGTGTCTCGTCCAGCCCCGTCGAACTGGGCAAGGGCGCCATGAAGCCCAGCGCGCTCATCAAGCTGGGCGGCGCGGAGAGCGGGACCGTACCGGTCTCGGGAGCGACCAACTCGGCGGCCATACCCGCCAACTCGCCCATCAAGATCAGCGACCTGTCGGGCACCTACACGCCCAAGAAGAGCGGCAAGGTCACCCTCACCGCGTCGACGCTGACCATCAAGGCGCTCGGCACGACGACCACCTGCACCCCGTCCAACAACCCCAAGCCGTCGCTGGAACTGACGGTCGCCGGATCGGGCGGCGGCGGCACGAGCGGGGGCAGCGGCTCCACGGGAGGCGGCTCCACCGGCGGGGGCGGTACGAGCGGCGGCTCGGGTACGTCGCAGAGCACCTCGGGCGGCAGTCTGCCGAAGACCGGCCCGCTCGACTCCACCATGGCCCTCGGAACGCTCGGCGGAACCGTGCTGCTCAGCGGGGCCGCGGGGGTGCTCTGGCTGACCCGGCGGGGCCAGCGGTCCGCCTGA
- a CDS encoding peptide MFS transporter, translating into MASSLTKAPDTPEKTFFGHPRGLAPLFMTEMWERFSFYGMRALLPLYLVSGEGPHLSAATATAIYSIYLAMVYLLTMPGGWFGDRVWGARKTVTIAASVIMVGHLTLALPGTGSFFAGLALVAFGSGLLKANISTMVGHLYKGPDDPRRDGGFTVFYMGINIGSFFAPLVIGTVGENVNWHLGFALAAVGMALGLIQFLIGTRHLSERSSIVPKPLSAQERSSVLTKGLICLIIAAVFYGIVVFSGAFTQNWALYPITVLGLLIPIGVLVRMKRDRELSGLEQKKISGYIWFFVAAAVFWMIYDQGGSTMSLFGENSTTNSLLGFHFPTSWYQSVNPVFVMALAPVVAWIWLALNKRGKEPTTVVKFVSGLFLIGVSFFVFMLPLMSTTDGSRVSPMWLVAIYFVQTVGELCLSPVGLSVTTKMAPAKYASQMMGVWFLAVTAGDCVTSLMSLSGVNLNKSGMVGLEAALAVVAAIAVWMYRGKVKELMGDVR; encoded by the coding sequence ATGGCGTCAAGCCTGACGAAGGCTCCGGACACCCCGGAAAAGACCTTCTTCGGCCACCCCCGCGGCCTGGCCCCGCTCTTCATGACGGAGATGTGGGAGCGTTTCAGCTTCTACGGCATGAGGGCTCTGCTCCCGCTGTACCTGGTGTCCGGCGAGGGTCCGCACCTGAGCGCGGCCACCGCCACGGCGATCTACTCGATCTACCTGGCGATGGTCTATCTGCTCACCATGCCGGGCGGCTGGTTCGGCGACCGTGTCTGGGGGGCCCGCAAGACGGTCACCATCGCGGCCTCGGTCATCATGGTCGGGCATCTCACACTCGCACTGCCCGGCACGGGCTCGTTCTTCGCGGGTCTGGCGCTCGTCGCCTTCGGTTCCGGACTGCTGAAGGCCAACATCTCGACGATGGTCGGGCACCTGTACAAGGGCCCGGACGACCCGCGCCGCGACGGTGGCTTCACCGTCTTCTACATGGGCATCAACATCGGGTCGTTCTTCGCGCCGCTGGTCATCGGCACCGTCGGCGAGAACGTCAACTGGCACCTCGGCTTCGCCCTCGCCGCGGTCGGCATGGCGCTCGGCCTGATCCAGTTCCTCATCGGCACCCGCCACCTGAGCGAGCGCAGCAGCATCGTCCCGAAGCCCCTGTCGGCTCAGGAGCGCAGCTCGGTCCTGACCAAGGGCCTGATCTGCCTGATCATCGCCGCGGTCTTCTACGGCATAGTCGTCTTCAGCGGCGCCTTCACCCAGAACTGGGCGCTCTACCCGATCACCGTGCTCGGTCTGCTCATCCCGATCGGTGTCCTGGTGCGCATGAAGCGCGACCGGGAGCTGTCCGGCCTCGAACAGAAGAAGATCTCCGGGTACATCTGGTTCTTCGTGGCCGCGGCCGTCTTCTGGATGATCTACGACCAGGGCGGCTCCACGATGTCGCTCTTCGGCGAGAACTCCACGACGAACAGCCTGCTCGGCTTCCACTTCCCGACGTCCTGGTACCAGTCGGTGAACCCGGTCTTCGTCATGGCGCTGGCCCCGGTCGTCGCCTGGATCTGGCTGGCTCTCAACAAGAGGGGCAAGGAGCCGACCACGGTCGTCAAGTTCGTGTCGGGTCTCTTCCTGATCGGCGTCTCCTTCTTCGTCTTCATGCTGCCGCTGATGTCGACGACGGACGGCTCGCGGGTCAGCCCGATGTGGCTGGTGGCGATCTACTTCGTCCAGACCGTCGGTGAGCTCTGCCTCTCCCCGGTCGGCCTCTCGGTGACCACGAAGATGGCTCCGGCGAAGTACGCGAGCCAGATGATGGGTGTGTGGTTCCTCGCCGTCACGGCCGGTGACTGCGTCACCAGCCTGATGTCGCTCTCGGGTGTGAACCTCAACAAGTCCGGCATGGTCGGCCTCGAAGCGGCGCTCGCGGTCGTCGCGGCCATAGCGGTCTGGATGTACCGCGGCAAGGTCAAGGAGCTCATGGGCGACGTCCGCTGA
- a CDS encoding response regulator transcription factor, which yields MTRVLLAEDDASISEPLARALRREGYEVEVREDGPTALDAGLQGGIDLVVLDLGLPGMDGLEVARRLRADGHTVPVLVLTARADEVDTVVGLDAGADDYVTKPFRLAELLARVRALLRRGAADTAPQPATHGVRIDVESHRAWMGDEELQLTAKEFDLLRVLVRDAGRVVTRDQLMREVWDTTWWSSTKTLDMHISWLRKKLGDDAANPRYIATVRGVGFRFEKS from the coding sequence ATGACCCGTGTACTGCTCGCCGAGGACGACGCATCCATCTCGGAGCCGCTGGCCCGCGCACTGCGTCGGGAGGGTTACGAGGTCGAGGTGCGGGAAGACGGACCGACCGCGCTCGACGCCGGCCTTCAAGGAGGGATCGACCTGGTCGTCCTGGATCTGGGCCTGCCCGGCATGGACGGTCTTGAGGTGGCCAGGCGGCTGCGCGCCGACGGGCACACCGTGCCCGTCCTGGTGCTCACCGCCCGCGCCGACGAGGTCGACACCGTGGTCGGCCTGGACGCCGGCGCCGACGACTACGTCACCAAGCCGTTCCGGCTCGCCGAACTGCTGGCGCGGGTACGGGCCCTGCTGCGCCGTGGCGCCGCCGACACCGCCCCGCAGCCCGCCACGCACGGCGTACGGATCGACGTCGAGTCGCACCGCGCCTGGATGGGCGACGAGGAACTCCAGCTCACGGCAAAGGAGTTCGACCTGCTGCGGGTCCTGGTCCGGGACGCCGGCCGGGTCGTCACCCGGGACCAGCTGATGCGCGAGGTCTGGGACACCACCTGGTGGTCGTCCACCAAGACGCTCGACATGCACATCTCCTGGCTGCGCAAGAAGCTCGGCGACGACGCGGCGAACCCGCGCTACATCGCCACCGTGCGGGGCGTCGGCTTCCGCTTCGAGAAGAGCTGA
- a CDS encoding ATP-binding protein — MRRRLINSTLAVVLVVIAVFGVSLVIVETRTISSSAQESVDSEALRLASIIESRIVGDERVTESILHDQVDAHRYAVIKIPGRDTIRLGTQPEGSVIRGRASGADGEEVTVEEAGSTVTREVGRTLLIIGAVALLAIVSAVLLAVRQANKLTSPLTDLAETAERLGSGDPRPRHKRYAVPELDRVADVLDSSAERITRMLTAERRLAADASHQLRTPLTALSMRLEEITLTEDLDTVKEEATIALTQVERLTDVVERLLTNSRDPRTGSAVTFDLDEVVTQQLQEWRPAYRSAGRAIVRSGKRGLQAIGTPGAVAQVMAALIENSLMHGGGTVAVRTRVTGTQTVVEVTDEGPGVPPDLGARIFERTISGRNSTGIGLAVARDLAEADGGRLEMLQQHPPVFALFLSRVSKDPLKQNSLPDPQDPPPTIR, encoded by the coding sequence ATGCGCCGCCGACTCATCAACTCCACGCTCGCCGTCGTGCTCGTCGTGATCGCCGTCTTCGGCGTCTCGCTCGTCATCGTCGAGACGCGCACCATCAGCAGCAGTGCCCAGGAGAGTGTGGACTCCGAGGCGTTGCGCCTCGCGAGCATCATCGAGAGCCGGATCGTCGGCGACGAACGGGTCACCGAGTCGATCCTGCACGACCAGGTCGACGCCCACCGTTACGCGGTGATCAAGATCCCCGGCCGGGACACCATCAGGCTCGGCACCCAGCCGGAGGGCAGCGTCATCCGCGGCAGGGCGAGCGGCGCCGACGGCGAGGAGGTCACGGTCGAGGAAGCGGGTTCCACGGTGACCCGCGAGGTCGGCCGCACCCTGCTCATCATCGGCGCGGTGGCCCTCCTCGCGATCGTCTCGGCGGTGCTCCTCGCCGTACGCCAGGCCAACAAGCTCACCTCGCCGCTCACCGACCTCGCCGAGACCGCGGAACGTCTCGGCTCCGGTGACCCGCGCCCCCGGCACAAGCGGTACGCGGTGCCCGAACTGGACCGGGTCGCCGATGTGCTGGACTCGTCGGCCGAGCGGATCACCCGGATGCTGACCGCCGAGCGACGGCTGGCCGCCGACGCCTCGCACCAGCTCCGTACGCCGCTGACCGCGCTCTCCATGCGGCTGGAGGAGATCACCCTCACCGAGGACCTGGACACGGTGAAGGAGGAGGCGACCATCGCGCTGACCCAGGTCGAGCGGCTGACCGACGTCGTGGAGCGGCTGCTGACCAACTCCCGCGACCCGCGCACCGGATCCGCCGTCACCTTCGACCTGGACGAGGTCGTCACCCAGCAGCTCCAGGAGTGGCGCCCGGCCTACCGCAGCGCGGGGCGCGCGATCGTACGGTCGGGGAAGCGCGGGCTGCAGGCCATCGGCACCCCCGGCGCGGTGGCCCAGGTGATGGCCGCCCTGATCGAGAACTCGCTGATGCACGGCGGTGGCACCGTCGCCGTCCGTACCCGGGTCACCGGCACCCAGACGGTCGTCGAGGTGACGGACGAGGGGCCGGGGGTGCCGCCCGACCTCGGCGCGCGGATCTTCGAGCGGACCATCAGCGGCCGCAACTCCACCGGCATCGGCCTCGCCGTGGCCCGGGATCTGGCGGAGGCGGACGGCGGACGGCTCGAAATGCTCCAGCAGCACCCGCCGGTCTTCGCGCTCTTCCTGAGCCGGGTGTCGAAGGACCCGTTGAAGCAGAACAGTCTCCCGGATCCGCAGGACCCGCCGCCGACGATCCGGTGA
- a CDS encoding GtrA family protein, whose product MSDSGGMRTRVQRLWREVAKFGAVGALGLLVNMVAFNLLRHTTSLQVVRASVLATVIAVVFNYAGLRYFAYRDREKSGRAREMGLFLLFSLVGAIIENGILYAATYGADWNSPLQSNFFKFLGIAVATLFRFWSYRTWVFRTLPAPEAAPGPAPGPLVEARQE is encoded by the coding sequence ATGAGCGATTCCGGCGGGATGCGGACGCGGGTGCAGCGGCTCTGGCGCGAGGTCGCCAAGTTCGGCGCGGTGGGCGCACTGGGCCTGCTGGTCAACATGGTGGCGTTCAACCTGCTCCGCCACACGACCTCCCTCCAGGTGGTGCGGGCCAGCGTGCTGGCGACCGTCATCGCGGTCGTCTTCAACTACGCCGGCCTGCGGTACTTCGCCTACCGGGACCGCGAGAAGAGCGGCCGGGCCCGCGAGATGGGGCTGTTCCTGCTCTTCAGCCTGGTCGGGGCGATCATCGAGAACGGGATCCTGTACGCGGCGACGTACGGCGCCGACTGGAACTCGCCCCTGCAGAGCAACTTCTTCAAGTTCCTCGGTATCGCCGTCGCGACGCTCTTCCGCTTCTGGTCCTACCGCACCTGGGTGTTCCGGACGCTGCCCGCGCCGGAGGCGGCCCCCGGGCCGGCCCCCGGGCCGCTGGTCGAGGCCCGCCAGGAGTAG
- a CDS encoding 5-(carboxyamino)imidazole ribonucleotide synthase: protein MTFPVVGMVGGGQLARMTHEAGIPLGLRFKLLSDTPQDSAAQVVSDVVIGDYRDLDTLRDFARGCDVITFDHEHVPTAHLRALEADGIPVRPGPDALVHAQDKGVMRERLTAIGAPCPRHRIVSDPADAVAFADEVGGFPVILKTVRGGYDGKGVWFVRSLADAEAPFKAGVPVLAEEKVDFVRELAANVVRSPHGQAVAYPVVESQQVDGVCDTVIAPAPGISEELAGEAQQLALRIADELDVTGHLAVELFETRGPDGRPGILVNELAMRPHNSGHWTQDGAITSQFANHVRAVLDLPLGDPRPRAGWTVMCNVLGGDYPDMYQAYLHCMARDPQLKIHMYGKDVKPGRKVGHVNTYGDDLDDVLDRARHAAGYLRGTITE, encoded by the coding sequence GTGACGTTCCCCGTAGTCGGCATGGTCGGTGGCGGACAGCTCGCCCGGATGACCCACGAGGCGGGTATCCCCCTCGGCCTCAGATTCAAGTTGCTCAGTGACACCCCGCAGGACTCGGCGGCCCAGGTGGTCAGCGACGTCGTCATCGGCGACTACCGCGACCTGGACACGCTGCGCGACTTCGCGCGCGGCTGCGACGTGATCACCTTCGACCACGAGCACGTGCCCACCGCGCATCTGCGCGCGCTGGAGGCGGACGGCATCCCCGTCCGGCCCGGCCCGGACGCGCTGGTGCACGCCCAGGACAAGGGGGTGATGCGCGAGAGACTCACCGCGATCGGTGCCCCCTGCCCCCGCCACCGCATCGTCTCCGACCCGGCCGACGCGGTCGCCTTCGCGGACGAGGTGGGCGGTTTCCCGGTCATCCTCAAGACGGTCCGCGGCGGCTACGACGGCAAGGGTGTCTGGTTCGTACGCTCCCTCGCGGACGCCGAGGCCCCCTTCAAGGCGGGCGTCCCGGTCCTGGCCGAGGAGAAGGTCGACTTCGTACGGGAGCTGGCGGCCAACGTCGTACGCTCCCCGCACGGCCAGGCGGTGGCCTACCCGGTGGTGGAGTCCCAGCAGGTCGACGGGGTCTGCGACACCGTGATCGCTCCCGCGCCCGGCATCAGCGAGGAGCTGGCGGGCGAGGCCCAGCAGCTCGCCCTGCGGATCGCCGACGAGCTGGACGTGACCGGCCACCTCGCGGTCGAACTCTTCGAGACCCGCGGACCCGACGGCAGGCCGGGCATCCTCGTCAACGAGCTGGCGATGCGCCCGCACAACTCCGGCCACTGGACCCAGGACGGCGCGATCACCTCGCAGTTCGCCAACCACGTGCGCGCGGTCCTGGACCTGCCGCTGGGCGACCCCCGCCCGCGCGCCGGCTGGACGGTCATGTGCAACGTCCTGGGCGGCGACTACCCGGACATGTACCAGGCCTATCTGCACTGCATGGCCCGCGACCCCCAGCTCAAGATCCACATGTACGGCAAGGACGTGAAGCCGGGGCGCAAGGTCGGCCACGTCAACACCTACGGCGACGACCTCGACGACGTGCTGGACCGCGCCCGTCACGCCGCCGGATACCTGCGAGGGACGATCACCGAATGA
- the purE gene encoding 5-(carboxyamino)imidazole ribonucleotide mutase, which produces MTSPATPSASAAVIGIVMGSDSDWPVMEAAAKALDEFGVAYEVDVVSAHRMPREMIAYGEQAAGRGLRAIIAGAGGAAHLPGMLASVSPLPVIGVPVPLKYLDGMDSLLSIVQMPAGVPVATVSVGGARNAGLLAVRILAASDPGLQDKMREFQQKLNDEATEKGTRLRARASGAETFGFGK; this is translated from the coding sequence ATGACCTCTCCGGCAACTCCTTCAGCCTCCGCGGCTGTCATCGGCATCGTGATGGGCTCGGACTCCGACTGGCCCGTCATGGAGGCGGCGGCCAAGGCCCTGGACGAGTTCGGGGTGGCGTACGAGGTGGACGTCGTCTCCGCCCACCGGATGCCGCGCGAGATGATCGCGTACGGCGAGCAGGCCGCCGGACGGGGCCTGCGGGCGATCATCGCGGGCGCCGGGGGAGCGGCCCATCTGCCGGGCATGCTGGCCTCGGTCAGCCCGCTGCCGGTCATCGGCGTCCCGGTGCCGCTGAAGTACCTGGACGGCATGGACTCGCTGCTCTCCATCGTGCAGATGCCGGCCGGCGTCCCGGTCGCCACGGTCTCGGTGGGCGGCGCGCGCAACGCCGGGCTGCTCGCCGTACGCATCCTGGCCGCGTCCGACCCCGGGCTCCAGGACAAGATGCGGGAGTTCCAGCAGAAGCTGAACGACGAAGCGACGGAGAAGGGCACCCGGCTGCGGGCCAGGGCGTCGGGCGCGGAAACCTTCGGATTCGGAAAGTAG
- a CDS encoding dipeptidase, with amino-acid sequence MSNHLTEALDLLAEYPVVDGHNDLPWALRENVRYDLDALDIARDQTGHLHTDLHRLRKGGVGAQFWSVYVRSDMAGEDAVSATLEQIDAVDQLLTRYPGDLVRALTADDMEKARSQGRIASLMGAEGGHSINNSLGTLRALHALGVRYMTLTHNDNIAWADSATDVVKARGLTAFGHEVVREMNRTGMLVDLSHVAASTMRDALATSTAPVIFSHSSSRTVCDHPRNIPDDVLALLPANGGVAMATFVPKFILPEAVAWTARADENMRTHGLHHLNTTPAGLKVQRAFEEAHPRPMATASTVADHLDHMREVAGVDHIGIGGDYDGTAFTPAGLEDVAGYPNLIGELIGRGWSKPDLAKLTWQNAVRVLRTAEDVARGIQAERGPSNATLAGLDG; translated from the coding sequence ATGAGCAATCACCTCACCGAAGCGCTGGACCTGCTCGCCGAGTACCCGGTCGTGGACGGCCACAACGACCTGCCCTGGGCGCTGCGCGAGAACGTCCGGTACGACCTCGACGCGCTGGACATCGCCCGCGACCAGACGGGCCATCTCCACACCGACCTGCACCGGCTGCGCAAGGGCGGCGTCGGCGCGCAGTTCTGGTCGGTCTACGTCCGCAGCGACATGGCGGGCGAGGACGCGGTCAGCGCCACGCTGGAGCAGATCGACGCCGTGGACCAGCTGCTCACCCGCTACCCGGGCGATCTGGTCCGCGCGCTGACGGCCGACGACATGGAGAAGGCCAGGAGCCAGGGCCGTATCGCCTCACTGATGGGCGCCGAGGGCGGCCACTCCATCAACAACTCGCTGGGCACGCTGCGCGCCCTGCACGCCCTGGGCGTGCGCTACATGACGCTCACGCACAACGACAACATCGCCTGGGCGGACTCCGCGACCGATGTCGTGAAGGCCCGCGGGCTGACCGCCTTCGGCCACGAGGTCGTCCGCGAGATGAACCGCACCGGCATGCTCGTGGACCTCTCGCACGTGGCGGCGTCCACGATGCGCGACGCACTGGCGACCTCGACGGCGCCGGTGATCTTCTCGCACTCCTCGTCCCGTACGGTCTGCGACCACCCGCGCAACATCCCGGACGACGTCCTCGCGCTGCTCCCGGCGAACGGCGGTGTGGCGATGGCCACGTTCGTCCCGAAGTTCATCCTCCCCGAGGCGGTCGCCTGGACCGCCCGCGCGGACGAGAACATGCGCACCCACGGGCTGCACCACCTGAACACCACCCCCGCGGGGCTGAAGGTCCAGCGCGCCTTCGAGGAGGCGCACCCCCGCCCGATGGCCACCGCGTCGACGGTCGCCGACCACCTGGACCACATGCGCGAGGTCGCAGGCGTCGACCACATCGGCATCGGCGGCGACTACGACGGCACGGCCTTCACACCGGCCGGCCTGGAGGACGTGGCGGGCTACCCGAACCTGATCGGTGAGCTGATCGGACGCGGCTGGTCGAAGCCGGATCTGGCGAAGCTGACCTGGCAGAACGCGGTACGGGTGCTGCGCACGGCGGAGGATGTCGCCCGCGGTATCCAGGCCGAGCGGGGCCCGTCCAACGCGACGCTGGCCGGGCTGGACGGCTGA
- a CDS encoding UDP-glucose/GDP-mannose dehydrogenase family protein has product MALKITVIGTGYLGATHAAAMAELGFDVLGLDIVPEKIEMLSQGRVPMYEPGLEELLQRHVAGIEGATGRLRFTTSWEEAGEFGDVHFVCCNTPQKHGEYACDMSYVDNAFRWLAPHLKRDALVVGKSTVPVGSAARLAGVLRELAPAGEGVELAWNPEFLREGFAVKDTLHPDRIVVGVESERAEKLLREVYAGPVGEGSPFVVTDFPTAELVKTAANSFLATKISFINAMAEVCEAADGDVAKLAEALGHDERIGKKFLRAGIGFGGGCLPKDIRAFMARAGELGADQALTFLREVDSINMRRRGHMVELAREAVGGGSFLGKRVAVLGATFKPDSDDVRDSPALNVAGQIHLQGGQVTVYDPKGMENARRLFPTLGYAETALDAVRGADVVLHLTEWREFRELDPAALGAVASERILLDGRNALDPVAWREAGWVYRAMGRPRA; this is encoded by the coding sequence ATGGCCCTGAAAATCACCGTGATCGGTACCGGCTATCTCGGTGCCACCCACGCCGCGGCCATGGCTGAGCTGGGATTCGACGTACTCGGTCTCGACATCGTCCCCGAGAAGATCGAGATGCTCTCGCAGGGGCGGGTCCCCATGTACGAGCCCGGCCTCGAAGAGCTTCTGCAGCGGCACGTCGCGGGGATCGAGGGAGCGACCGGACGCCTGCGCTTCACCACGTCGTGGGAGGAGGCCGGCGAGTTCGGCGACGTCCACTTCGTGTGCTGCAACACCCCGCAGAAGCACGGCGAGTACGCCTGCGACATGTCGTACGTCGACAACGCGTTCCGCTGGCTCGCACCGCATCTGAAGCGGGACGCGCTGGTCGTCGGCAAGTCGACCGTGCCGGTCGGCAGTGCCGCCAGGCTCGCCGGGGTGCTCCGGGAGCTGGCGCCCGCCGGTGAGGGGGTGGAGCTGGCGTGGAACCCGGAGTTCCTGCGGGAGGGCTTCGCCGTCAAGGACACCCTGCACCCCGACCGGATCGTCGTCGGCGTGGAGAGCGAGAGGGCCGAGAAGCTGCTGCGCGAGGTGTACGCGGGGCCGGTGGGCGAGGGGTCACCGTTCGTGGTGACCGACTTCCCCACCGCCGAGCTGGTCAAGACCGCGGCGAACTCCTTCCTCGCCACGAAGATCTCCTTCATCAACGCGATGGCCGAGGTCTGCGAGGCGGCCGACGGCGACGTCGCGAAGCTGGCGGAGGCGCTCGGGCACGACGAGCGCATCGGCAAGAAGTTCCTGCGGGCCGGGATCGGCTTCGGCGGTGGCTGCCTGCCCAAGGACATCAGGGCCTTCATGGCCCGCGCGGGCGAACTGGGCGCCGACCAGGCGCTGACCTTCCTCCGCGAGGTCGACTCGATCAACATGCGGCGCCGCGGCCACATGGTGGAGCTGGCACGGGAGGCCGTGGGCGGCGGCTCGTTCCTGGGCAAGCGGGTCGCGGTGCTCGGCGCGACCTTCAAGCCGGACTCGGACGACGTACGGGACTCCCCCGCGCTGAACGTCGCGGGGCAGATCCACCTCCAGGGCGGCCAGGTCACGGTGTACGACCCCAAGGGCATGGAGAACGCCCGCCGCCTCTTCCCGACGCTCGGCTACGCGGAGACCGCACTGGACGCCGTGCGCGGCGCCGACGTCGTCCTGCACCTCACGGAGTGGCGCGAGTTCCGCGAGCTGGACCCGGCGGCGCTGGGGGCGGTGGCCTCCGAGCGGATACTGCTGGACGGCCGCAACGCGCTGGACCCGGTGGCATGGCGGGAGGCCGGCTGGGTGTACCGGGCTATGGGACGCCCGCGGGCCTAG